From Excalfactoria chinensis isolate bCotChi1 chromosome 14, bCotChi1.hap2, whole genome shotgun sequence:
ttttaatagTCATTCCAAATATTGTTCTAATGCATTGTTACAGGAAGTTACTTCGCCTCTGTGAAGGCAACAGCCCAGCTGGGAGGAGCCGGTACCAATTACTGGTGTTAGATGAGAATTGCTTGTCTGTAAATTATGTAACCCAACAAGTGTCTTTTTGTATCTTCcgccttaaagaaaaaaaaaaagaaaaaacaaacaaaacacacttgaTCCTTTTTGATTTGTCAAGCAAAGCGGGCTGTGTTCCCCACTCATAGATGTGAATGAAGGCTTTACGGTTCCCCCACAGTCTAGGAGTAAAGTGCCAGTAtgtgggggaagggaggggcTACCTGTACACTGACTTAAGACCAGTTCAAATAAAAGTGCACACAGTAGAGGCTCGACTGGTGGTGGTGGTTATTTCTGTGATGCTTCTTGACTGTTGGTACCTGCTCTCATCAAGCCTTGCCAGCCTGTGTGGATCAGCTGCCTCTCCATGGGGTGCTTGCTGCTCCTGTCTGGTGTACAGGCTGGAATAAAGTGTGATGATACTGAAAGTGGGAGTTTGGCTCCGGTTCTGCCCCGAGTGCCATCAGTGTGTTCTGTAGGGGTGATGAGGGTGGGCTGAGTGCAGGGAAAGCTGGGCTTGGTGGgaccagctgtgctgcttcctgtgGCACTCATGCTGCTGTGTGACTTGATGATGGTGTTACAGCTGGCTTCTACATGGGGTGCCTTATCCCAAGAGGCATCTCAGTTCGTGGCCTCTGTTCCCTCCGTTTCAGGTATCTCCAGCCCAGCATCCTGCTCTGCCTTTGCTTCATCCCAGGAAAGTGGGAGAGTCGTGCTTTGGGTGGAGGCAGGAGAAAGTCTTCAGTGAAGTGGATGGAACAGACTAACGAGAGCAGCGGGGCCACGGGGCTGTTACACATCACTGCAGGGTGGGGCTGGGAAAGGCTGCGGGGAGGAAGCTCTCCCTGGCGCAGTGACATGGCTGCAGGGTCAGGGCTTAGGGAGAGCAAAGCCAGGTGACGCTTTGCATTGCTTGCCTAGGCAGACAAGACCTCGCGGCCTGGCTTGTGGGCACACTGGCTTTGAAGAGCTAATGGCTGCGCCTGTGTCATGCTCACGGCAGATGAAAGGCAGGGAACGAGCTCTATGGGTTCTTTTAATCCTCTTTCTGGCCTCGTGGTGCTCCAGCGTCACGCTGCGCTCAGGGTGGACCTGctggtttcttccttttgtctccCCAGCCTCCCTCCTGGCTGCATTAGTGCGGCAGGAGcctggcagggctgtgggtgcagACGCTGGGCCAGGCAGACGAGTTACTGGAAGCACTGGTTTGCGAGGAGCAAGGTGGAACTGGTTGGGGAGGGGCCCACACTGGGCTAATAACCCGGGGTCTTAGGGAAGCAAGGCGAGGAGGAGGCGACAGCAGCCGCTGGGGAGGGAGCTGGTGGGAGCGGGGCAGGAAAAAGGCCAGGAGGTGGGAGGAGATGGCGGCAGGGAAATGGGGCACGTCTGCTCTCCTGCCTTCGATCCTCCCTGAAACAACCACTGATTGCTGTGGAAAAATGTGCTGAGGCACAAAGAACTGCAGAGAGGATGGTGGCAGCAAGGCGAGGAGCTGCAAAGCGCCTGGGGTTGGGAGCGGAGGGTgcaaagagagggagagagtaATGGGCAGGGAAGCTGGGCTGATTTTGCATGCTTCAAAGCGCAGAAAGCAAGGCTTTCAGTTAACACTGCAcgggttttgctttcttcctttcttcccgTCTCCCTTGCTGCTCCAGGCGTTCAGCCCCCCAATAAAATGAGGCTGAGCATTTTGCAGCCCTTCCCACCCCTTCTCCAATGTGAGGCCGTGGCGTGCACAGCTACTCCGCACGCTGCTCCAGCAAAGCTCGCTTTATGCCTCCTCTGGGCCATTACATGCTGGAGAAAAGAAtgtggtgctgggcagggaAGCCTGCAAGCATTACTCACTGCTCCCAACCCCGGCAAGCAGAGGGGAGCCAGGTGGTTTCCTCCCAGCAACGACGGGCACTGGAGATGGGGGATGTTTTTAACCATAGCTTCTCCATCTTTGTGTTTCGGCTGTGATGTGCTGGTTGTTCTCTGGCTGCAGGGACGGCAGGGATCAGCCACAGACTGTTGCATGTCACCCAGCCCTTCCTCGCCTCCCTTTGACTGCCCAGGGGGAACCGGCTCAACCGAATGGAGCTGAGCAAAcatgttttattcctttccttccctcagaGCTCCCAACTTTCGCTCCTGCTGGAGACAGTCGCTGGCACTTCACCTGCAATTAGCTGGTGACCTGGAAAGTCACCTCGCTGAGCCGCTTACGGAATCAAGCCACCGCCAGGAATTAGTGATGTCCTTGGCAAAGGAGACGGCTGCGGCTCTCAGGATTTATCCCTGAAGGGCCTCCTTGTGTGGTTGCCTCAAGCTTTGTCAGCGAGCACTGACCAAAAATGGCCCCTGGCTGCAGGGGGGGGATCCTCTTGTTAGAAGGCACTGGCAGCGTGCAGATGTCCCAAGAAGCCCCAGGACATTCAAACGCATCTGGTTCCTTGTGGAAGTCCCCTCCGAGGGCACAAAGGGGTGGGTTCAGAAAACGGGCTTTTCTTGGTGTCAGTTCATGGATGAGACgctggctgcaggaggagctctgcTCTTTGAAGTTGGTTTCTGCAGAGGGAATGCTGACCTCAGGCCTGCCTTGGCTTGTATTATACCCATCTGTAATCTACTTGAGCAGGCCTTACTGTATTAAATCGTATCAAGCACCCAAAACCACTTAGAGCAGCGGAGATAACAGCGTGCCCAAGCACACAAAGCGCTCTGACCACCAAGCTCTCGTTATGCTgacaaaaggacaaaaagatgTTCAAACTTCATCGGCGTTAAGAAGAACCACGGGAGAGAAATGAGTCAAGAGTTTCCCAGGGAAAAAGAATGATAAACCCCCAGGCCATGAACTGTTAAGAGATGTCGTACAGAACGCAATATCTTGACGCTACCaccaggtttgtttgtttgccctCCTGGACCTGGACAGCGTGGTAGGAGCTTGCCTTCTTTGGGCTAGGAAAGCTCTATGAGTCATGCTGTGATCAAAGTCTGCCTGCAGACAGACCAGCACTGAACTGATGCTGTTTGCACAGGAGGTTCCCGTGTGCCAGGGGAAGGTTCTGCACTCACACACTGACAGCAACCAGCAACAAGAGCAATGCCAGAGCTCGGAGTATGGCCTTGGCCCTCACACCTAATGCTCCAGCTGACCCAGCACTGGGCAGGGCTTTGACGCTGCTTGTGGGCTCTGCTTATGATCCTATTTGCACTGGAAATGCAAGTCTTGCTCTCAGCTTTCCCCTCTGACTGCAGTCTGGTAGGTTGGTATTCTATCTTCATGTCAAACAAACCAGCCCTGACTGTCATTATCTTCTGTTTAACCGAAACTTGACAGAAAAGCACGTGTCGATGCTCTTAATGAGGCTGTCCCGCACCTCAGGGCTGAAGGCTGCGCTCCCGCACGCCAACATCCCgctcacagccctgcaagcAAAACAGACACAGGCTACCACCCCCAACATGGCGGCGCCGCCGCTCTCATGATGGCGTCGCGCGGCGGCCGCCCCCCTCACATCCGCTTCACCCTGCCACGCTCAAGATGGCGACGGCGGAAGTGTGTTGAGCCGCGGAAGCCGGGTCATGGCAGCGCCGGAAGAGCCGtgcggcggagcggagcggggtcGGGAGGCGGCTGGCTTGAGCCGGGCCCGGCGGGACCCCGCGGCTGCCGCCATGTCGTGCTGCGCTGAGGTGAGCCGTGGGGCCGCCGCCGGACCCGCTGTGGGGGAGACGGACCCCTCGGGGAGGAGCCGGCGCGGCCAGCGGTTGGGATGGCGGTGTGCTCAGCCCCGCGGGTCCCGGGGGGGCTGCCCGGCTGGTGGGTGCCCAGCGCTCCTCTGGGAGCCCCCGTTGGTTGCGTAGGGCCGCGCTGTGGGGCGGGAGGACCCCGCTCCTTCGGGGGGCGGCACGGCGTTATTGGGCGGTGATTCGTCTTCCTTAAAGATGGAGCTGAAGGCCCAGCTGCTCCCAGACCCCCGGCTGGTACTGGGGAGCGGGCCTCTGTGCCTCGGGAttagctcagcagcacagggggTGTCAGTGGGGTATCAGTGGGGTATCAGAGGGGTATCAGTGAGGTATCAGAGGGGTATTGCTGCTGGGGGGCTGCAGCCATCCCAAGGAGCCCCCAGTGCCCATGGCCGCAGTGTGGGATGGCTGTGGGCAGTGCgatgctgggctgcaggggggaTTTTTTAGCATGTAAACGGTTACGTAAGTTGTGAGGTTATTGGGGTGGGTTCCTCTTAGAGGATAAAGGTGGaaaggagctgcctgctgcactgAGGTGACCGCTTCCAATTGCAAAGCGAGTGGCAGGAGGGAAATGAGCATAAACGTCTTTATTCATGTGCTAAGGCAGCCTAGAGCGAGTGAGGCTGCCATGGCTTTGTGTGAAGCTTTGCAGTACCTCGCTGTTGTCTCTTAAGGGAGAAGGCAGGtggtttgtgttctgtttttgctCCATCTCACTCCACAGATCTCTGAGGCTCACATTGTCTCTTATAAGATTTGCTGAAGTTTTTTTGAGctggttgcttttctttgtcttcccccctctttttttttttccccccctcttccTATTTCTTTTAGGATCCTGTGAGTGGGGAGAATGAGGAGGAAAGTAACGGTATCAACTTGATGGAGTTCTCAGATGAGATCCTTCTGCACATCCTAAGCTACGTCCCTTGCACAGACCTGGTCCTGAACGTCAGGAAGACCTGCAGGAAGCTCGCAACGCTTTGCCTCGACAAGAGTCTAACCCATACAGTTTTACTTCAGAAGGACTATAAGGTGGGGCGAGTAGCTTGCTGCTTCTGCTAGCTATGAAGAGAAACCTGACTTGTTGGAAAGATGTCAAGCAGTAGAACTTCTCAGTGTGTTTGCATCCACGGCCTGCTTTGGAACTCTGAAATGGAATAAACAATAAACTGTTtgatgaaagcatttgttttccagaatgcTTTGTTAAGGCAGCTCTGCGCTCCCTTAGTTTTCACTGATGCTATTTTATGTCACTTCTCTGGGTCTGTGGAAGctaaaatgaatgtaaatgcaactttccatttgcagctgctttttatGGTTGTATGAAGCTGTAACTTTCCCCGGgtgtattttctgtgttgtaCAAATGAATTTGTCAGACACGCAGTCAGCTAATTCAGTAAATGGGCACtttttgtaacaaaaataaagcttagGGCTGAAGCGTAATATGTTTTATGAAGACTGCGTCCCCAAGCTGGAGGCAAAGAGAAGCCTCTCTtatttgtttccaaaagaaagaGGATGAAGGAGAATGAAAGGATTCTTTTAGTTTGTGCTGCTATGGGCTGGTTCGGCTGGTTTCAGTTATTCCTGAAGTAGTTTAGCTGATGGAAGATGGGTGATGTTCAGCAGctggcagtgggatggaggacAGCTTTAGCCCCTCAGTAATGCAGAACTGCACAGCCTAAGAAGCTGAAGGAATTCTAAGATTAGAGTCCAAAGCATGGCTGTGTTACTTTAATGAGACCCTTAGATGAGCTACGTAAGGTGAGAGCTAACCAGTGCTGTCCCCATCTTCAGGTGGGAAACTGAGTCACTGCATGCTACTGTCTTATGTCTCACTgaatctggttttgtttgggCACAGGTGAACAAAGACAAAGTGAAGCAACTGATGAGGGATATCGGAAAAGAGATTTACCAGCTGAACATGGCTGGGTGCTACTGGCTGCCCAGCTCCACTACTGATCACGTCACACGGTGCAAGAACCTGGTCAAACTGAACCTGTCCGGGTGCCGTATCACCTCTCTCCGTCTCTCAAAGATGCTGTCCACGCTGCAGCACCTGCGGTCCTTGGCCATAGACGTGAACCCGGGCTTTGATGCCAGTCAGCTAAGCAGTGAGTGCAAAGCCACCCTCAGCCGTGTGTCAGAGTTGAAGCAAACCCTTTACACTCCATCGTACGGCGTTGTGCCGTGCTGCACCAGCCTTGAGaaactgctgctttatttcGAGATCCTTGATCGCTCACGAGAAGGTTTTATGCTGTCAGGACAGCTAATGGTGGGCGAGAGCAATGTGCCTCACTACCAAAACCTTCGTGTCTTCTATGCCAGGCTGGCTCCTGGCTATGTTAATCAGGAGGTGGTGAGGCTGTACTTGGCTGTGCTGAGCGATCGGACACCTGAGAACCTTCACGCCTTCCTTATTTCTGCCCCTGGTAGTTTTGCTGAGACGGGAGCCACTAAAAACCTTCTGGATTCAATGGCTCGAAATGTGCGTCTGGATGCTTTACAATTGCCCAAAGCCTGGCTTAATGGTTCTGGACTCCTGCAACACTTGAAGTTCAACAACCCTTTCTACTTCAGCTTTAGCCGATGCACCTTATCTGGTGGCCACCTGATCCAGAGAGTTATTAATGGTGGGAAGGACCTTAAAAGCTTGACCAGTTTGAATCTCAGCGGCTGCGTTCACTGCCTGGCTCCGGAGTCTTTGTTTCGAAGAGCAGAGGATGACATTGACAGCAGCATTCTGGAAAGCCTGGTAGTGTCTTGCTGCAACCTCAGACACCTCAACCTCTCCGCAGCTCACCaccacagctcagaaagcatAGGGAACCATTTGTGCCAGCTCCTGTCCAGGCTGAAGCACCTGCTCTCACTAGCACTACCCGTTTGTTCCATCACGGATGTTGCTGTGAACACGGAAAAGCCTCCCACGCAGCCTAATGCAATGCCCCAACCGTTCGGAAAGAAAACCCGTGTTGGGGTACAGACGTATCCCAGGAACCCAGCAGACCAGACATGCCAGAAGCTGGAGTCCTCAGTATTCTGGATGCTGATGAAAAGCCTCCGGTTTTTGGAAACCTTAGAAATAATTGGGTCCAGTTTTTCCTCTGCCATGCCCCGCAACGAGCCGGCAATTCGGAACTCGTTGCCTCCTTGCGTCCGAGCTCAAAGCGTGGGGGACTCGGAGGTGGCTGCCATTAGCCAGCTGACTTGTTTGCAAAGCCTCACCTTAGCACAGCTGCCAAATATCGTTACCGGTTCTGGGCTCGTTAGCATTGGATTGCAGTGCCAGCATTTGCGGACTCTTTCGTTGGCCAACCTGGGCATGATGGGGAAAATGGTCTATATGTCTGCTCTCATGGACATGCTGAAGCACTGCAGGTGTTTGAGAGATCTCAGGTGAGGGGCTGCCCTTGAACGTCTCCGTTGTTTGTGGAGCTCTGGAGGTGGAGAGCTTGTTTTGTGGTGGCTGCTGTAAAAGCTGCAGCTGATCCTCTGCTGGTCGCCCTGCGCTCAAGCAGCAGGTCAGAAGTAGCTGCGATGGCTTGagagttatttttcttcccGAGTGGTGGAGAACAGGAAAGTATCTTGGGCTGTTTTCGAGGCCTCAGGATGTGCCTTTTAACCACAGTTTAAGAGCCTGAAGTCTCTATGCTGCCACTGTCTGCCCTTTAGATAAGGAAGAGCAGACCCAGCGTATGTGGGAGGTAGCGGGCTCTCAGGACTGGGTGAAATGCTGTGTGATTTGTGTGTACACTTACTGAGCATCCAGGAaggaaagcactgctgtgttgtCTAGATAAGGTGTTTGGTTTTCAATTGAGATGTTTTTCTACCTTTGGTTTATATTTAAGGTTTTAcctccttatttttttccatctgtttttcctttctgggtAATACATTGAAAGCGTCCCATAGAATCTGTTGTGTTGATGTTCGCTTCTCGGGTCGTTGCTCTGACCTTGAAGGATGCATCAAGGGGTTTTGCTGCTGCCAAAGTAGCTCTGAACCCATCTCACCGTGCTGGTTTCCTTGCACTGGTGAACACCATGGCTGTAAATTAAACATGATGGCTGTAAATCACCGGATCATTTAGCATCCCTAACCTCGAAGGACTGAATCCCCTTGGAACCACCGAGCTCTGTGGTGGAGGCTTTGGTGTGCAgcgctgctttgctgctgcttggccCTGCGTTTTGCAGAGCCTTACAAATGGAGGCTGTGAGCAATAAGGATGGGAGGCACTGACAGCCTTGGGTGGAGGatgagcagggctgcctccTTGCAGCAGCCAGGCGTGTAGGTGTAGGCTGTCACTGCGCCTCGAGTGAAGCCTGAGGTTTGCTATGGGTTTGAAAGGTTTCTAATGCTTAGCACTCACTCCTGATAATGcagcttccttttcatttccccGATTCTCTGGCATTTCTGCCCTTTTTCCTCTGCCCGTTTTCCAGGCTGAGAAGCGGCTTTCAGGGGATATTCCGGAGCAACGCTGCCATCTAGCGGGCAGAAGCGGTAATGCAAACGTGGCTGCGTGCTGCTGTGGGTAACTTAGGAACCTTCTGAGAGCTTGCAGGGCTTCCCGGCTTTGTCCTTAGCTGACAGCTGGCCAATCGCACTGCTGAAAAATAGGAGAAGCTTCCTATTTCCTTAAGATTCGTTTTGAGCCATTGCCCAAAGAGCTGGTAGGGTCTTTTCAGGTAGTCCTGGGCTGAGACTTGTAAATGGAATCTGTCAGCTAATGAGATTAAGTTGCTGAGATACCCCTCCCGTACTACAAAGACCTACACAGAGATTATCCGGAGGTCAGCATGGGGCTGACAGCTTGTTGTCACCTCCTGGATTAACCTTCTGGAGCTCTTGGCCTTGCTGACCCAATGACTGGGAGTCCCACGTGCTCTGAGGTCTTGAGGTAAATCCATACAAAGCAG
This genomic window contains:
- the FBXL18 gene encoding F-box/LRR-repeat protein 18; its protein translation is MAAPEEPCGGAERGREAAGLSRARRDPAAAAMSCCAEDPVSGENEEESNGINLMEFSDEILLHILSYVPCTDLVLNVRKTCRKLATLCLDKSLTHTVLLQKDYKVNKDKVKQLMRDIGKEIYQLNMAGCYWLPSSTTDHVTRCKNLVKLNLSGCRITSLRLSKMLSTLQHLRSLAIDVNPGFDASQLSSECKATLSRVSELKQTLYTPSYGVVPCCTSLEKLLLYFEILDRSREGFMLSGQLMVGESNVPHYQNLRVFYARLAPGYVNQEVVRLYLAVLSDRTPENLHAFLISAPGSFAETGATKNLLDSMARNVRLDALQLPKAWLNGSGLLQHLKFNNPFYFSFSRCTLSGGHLIQRVINGGKDLKSLTSLNLSGCVHCLAPESLFRRAEDDIDSSILESLVVSCCNLRHLNLSAAHHHSSESIGNHLCQLLSRLKHLLSLALPVCSITDVAVNTEKPPTQPNAMPQPFGKKTRVGVQTYPRNPADQTCQKLESSVFWMLMKSLRFLETLEIIGSSFSSAMPRNEPAIRNSLPPCVRAQSVGDSEVAAISQLTCLQSLTLAQLPNIVTGSGLVSIGLQCQHLRTLSLANLGMMGKMVYMSALMDMLKHCRCLRDLRLEQPYFSAGSQFFQALSHCSSLQRLCIVSRSGTLQSDAVMSFMANCLEVIMCHMFMGESLTVCRNLQQSIVRSFQADRPALNVVIFPLLHEDLTEVIRDVPMRHLDEITLFKSRVAEEPPNLWW